Proteins found in one Streptomyces sp. NBC_00461 genomic segment:
- a CDS encoding sugar porter family MFS transporter — protein MTANASSRGQARPRATLHRPDLRRITYISAAASIGGFLFGYDSAVINGAVTGIQHRFDVTSSETGTIVASALLGSAFGAAVAGRLADRIGRPRVMHLAAALFAISALGSSMPFSAWDLGAWRVVGGMAIGLASLIGPTYIAEVAPPDHRGRLASFQQAAIVLGITASQLVNWGIAQGADGRSENMLGALHAWQWMLMAAVVPALAYLLLTLRIPESPHFLVATGREVQALAVLRDLQGTYDGAEERITDIQHALKTGHRPRVRDLLDGRFGLLPIVWVGIGLAVFQQLVGINVIFYYSSLLWQSVGIDQANSLLISLSTSIINIVGTVVAMLLIDRVGRKPLALTGSAGMAVSLAVAAWAFSYKRGSGSDLSIPDTQGTVALVAAHAFVFFFAVSWGVVLWVMVGEMFPLRIRAAAMSVATAANWIANWAVTESFPRMSDWNLSSTYAVYAGFAVLSFVFVAVRVRETNGRKLEEMG, from the coding sequence ATGACCGCGAACGCCTCTTCCAGGGGGCAGGCCCGCCCAAGGGCCACGCTCCACCGGCCCGACCTCAGGCGCATCACCTACATCTCTGCGGCAGCGTCGATCGGCGGCTTCCTGTTCGGCTACGACAGCGCCGTCATCAACGGTGCCGTCACCGGAATCCAGCACCGATTCGACGTCACCTCCAGCGAGACGGGCACCATCGTCGCCTCCGCCCTGCTCGGTTCCGCCTTCGGAGCGGCCGTCGCCGGGCGTCTCGCCGACCGCATCGGCCGTCCGCGCGTGATGCACCTCGCCGCCGCCCTCTTCGCGATCAGCGCGCTGGGCTCGTCCATGCCCTTCTCCGCCTGGGACCTGGGAGCCTGGCGTGTCGTCGGCGGTATGGCGATCGGCCTCGCCTCGCTGATCGGGCCCACCTACATCGCCGAGGTCGCACCGCCCGACCACCGCGGCCGACTGGCCTCGTTCCAGCAGGCGGCCATCGTGCTCGGCATCACCGCCTCCCAACTCGTCAACTGGGGCATAGCCCAAGGGGCCGACGGCAGGAGCGAAAACATGCTGGGTGCCCTGCACGCCTGGCAGTGGATGCTCATGGCCGCCGTCGTCCCGGCGCTCGCCTACCTGCTTCTCACCCTGCGCATCCCGGAGTCGCCGCACTTCCTCGTCGCCACGGGCCGCGAGGTCCAGGCCCTCGCCGTACTGCGCGATCTGCAGGGCACCTACGACGGCGCCGAGGAACGGATCACCGACATCCAGCACGCGCTCAAGACCGGCCACAGGCCGCGGGTACGCGATCTGCTCGACGGCCGCTTCGGGCTGCTGCCGATCGTGTGGGTCGGCATCGGGCTGGCCGTGTTCCAGCAGCTCGTCGGCATCAACGTCATCTTCTACTACTCGTCACTGCTGTGGCAGTCGGTGGGCATCGACCAGGCCAACTCCCTGCTGATCAGTCTGTCCACGTCGATCATCAACATCGTGGGAACCGTCGTGGCGATGCTTCTGATCGACCGGGTCGGCCGCAAACCGCTCGCGCTGACCGGCTCGGCCGGGATGGCCGTGTCGCTGGCGGTCGCCGCCTGGGCGTTCTCGTACAAGAGGGGGAGTGGCAGCGATCTGTCCATTCCGGACACGCAGGGCACCGTGGCGCTGGTCGCCGCCCACGCCTTCGTCTTCTTCTTCGCGGTCTCCTGGGGTGTGGTGCTCTGGGTGATGGTCGGCGAGATGTTCCCGCTGCGGATCCGGGCCGCCGCGATGTCGGTGGCGACCGCCGCCAACTGGATCGCCAACTGGGCCGTCACCGAGAGTTTCCCTCGTATGTCCGACTGGAATCTGTCGTCGACCTACGCCGTCTACGCCGGCTTCGCCGTGCTCTCCTTCGTCTTCGTCGCCGTCCGGGTGCGCGAGACCAACGGCAGGAAGCTGGAGGAGATGGGATGA
- a CDS encoding ROK family glucokinase, producing the protein MNEQNGGLTVGVDLGGTKIAAGAVDPAGKVVSRVRIPTPHDPDRIAEAIAEAVQRVRWGWDDVRAVGVGAAGYVDADRTTVRFAPNLGWHDKAIRDIVQEATGLPVVVENDANAAAWGEFIHGAGAAHDDMLMVMAGTGLGGGIISRSRLFRGHFGMAGEIGHYRAVPDGLGCPCGQYGCMEQYASGAAHTRRAREMSAADPARAAVVLALGDGTPSGLEGHHVTKAALRGDPFSLDVFAQSGRWLGQALADLASILDPSVLVIGGGLGDTGELIRRPAEISYRRALGGGEHRFYAEVRTATVGPDAGLVGAAGLARVHELLSSPAASL; encoded by the coding sequence ATGAACGAACAGAACGGCGGTCTGACGGTCGGCGTCGATCTCGGCGGCACGAAGATCGCCGCAGGGGCGGTCGACCCCGCCGGGAAGGTCGTCTCCCGAGTGCGCATCCCCACCCCGCACGACCCGGACCGGATCGCCGAGGCGATCGCCGAGGCGGTCCAGCGGGTCCGCTGGGGCTGGGACGACGTCCGGGCGGTCGGCGTCGGCGCCGCCGGATACGTGGACGCGGACCGTACGACGGTGCGCTTCGCGCCCAACCTGGGATGGCACGACAAGGCGATCCGGGACATCGTCCAAGAGGCCACCGGCCTTCCGGTCGTCGTCGAGAACGACGCGAACGCCGCCGCATGGGGCGAGTTCATTCACGGAGCCGGTGCCGCGCACGACGACATGCTGATGGTCATGGCGGGCACCGGCCTGGGCGGAGGCATCATCAGCAGAAGCCGGCTCTTCCGAGGCCACTTCGGCATGGCCGGGGAGATCGGCCACTACCGGGCGGTCCCCGACGGGCTCGGGTGCCCCTGCGGCCAGTACGGCTGCATGGAGCAGTACGCCAGTGGAGCGGCCCACACCCGTCGCGCCCGCGAGATGTCGGCCGCCGATCCGGCACGGGCCGCGGTGGTACTCGCGCTGGGCGACGGCACCCCCTCCGGCCTTGAGGGGCACCACGTGACCAAGGCGGCCCTCAGGGGCGACCCCTTCTCCCTCGATGTGTTCGCGCAGTCGGGCCGCTGGCTGGGCCAGGCTCTCGCCGACCTCGCGTCCATCCTCGACCCGTCCGTCCTCGTCATCGGCGGCGGCCTCGGCGACACCGGCGAACTGATCAGGCGTCCGGCCGAGATCTCCTACCGCCGGGCCCTCGGCGGCGGCGAGCACCGTTTCTACGCCGAGGTCCGCACCGCCACCGTCGGACCGGACGCCGGCCTCGTCGGCGCGGCCGGCCTCGCCCGCGTCCACGAGCTGCTCTCGTCCCCGGCAGCCAGTCTCTGA
- a CDS encoding cupin domain-containing protein: MGGHGDPEGTGPRMLADVMPPFVPEGASAMTVLVEWPPGHPGTPPHRHSGPCFGYVTEGAVRWELEGEPERVIKAGETFWEPGGEVIHYQNGNALSDTPAKYVVVMMCAPGEPMLTLVDDEELEKRAHLRAPRPSSD, encoded by the coding sequence ATGGGCGGGCACGGGGACCCGGAGGGCACCGGCCCCAGGATGCTGGCGGACGTCATGCCGCCCTTCGTGCCGGAAGGCGCTTCGGCGATGACCGTGCTGGTCGAGTGGCCTCCGGGACACCCCGGTACGCCACCGCACCGGCACTCGGGGCCGTGTTTCGGCTACGTCACCGAAGGCGCCGTCCGGTGGGAACTCGAAGGCGAGCCCGAGCGTGTGATCAAGGCCGGTGAGACGTTCTGGGAGCCGGGCGGTGAGGTCATCCACTACCAGAACGGAAACGCGCTGTCGGACACCCCGGCCAAGTACGTCGTCGTCATGATGTGCGCGCCCGGCGAGCCGATGCTCACGCTGGTCGACGACGAGGAGCTGGAGAAGCGGGCCCACCTGCGCGCCCCGCGGCCTTCCTCCGACTGA